In Brachypodium distachyon strain Bd21 chromosome 2, Brachypodium_distachyon_v3.0, whole genome shotgun sequence, one genomic interval encodes:
- the LOC112271167 gene encoding uncharacterized protein LOC112271167 isoform X2, translating to MYCGCEAVRLYCVCQKINVLREMSMNKRGVSEQSVGLLTRPDATMLGPILLVIHFPSSHAHSASPIHMSEEGGGTKRRRGSSPAAPASLPDDYDLLREILLRLPPQPSSLPRASVVCKLWRAVTTDPKFLQCFRAHHRKPPLLGYFGAAFGDKVEIVFRPTLDHPDRIPPERFSLRGCSRRENYVLGCRHGRVLVDCPAQKEVVVCEPISGGQRRVAVPPEFKNGFHDGAVLCAAGDQGHVHGGCHSCPFKVVLLCMPEEDNRALACVYSSETGIMQALCSL from the coding sequence ATGTATTGTGGCTGTGAGGCTGTGCGTTTGTATTGTGTTTGTCAgaaaataaatgttttgaGGGAAATGTCGATGAACAAAAGAGGTGTCAGCGAGCAATCTGTTGGGCTCTTAACGAGGCCTGATGCCACTATGCTTGGCCCAATACTACTCGTGATTCACTTCCCGTCTTCGCATGCGCACTCTGCTTCCCCAATCCACATgagcgaggagggcggcggaacgaagcgccgccgcggcagctcgccggcggcgcctgcCTCCCTGCCGGACGACTACGACCTCCTACGAGaaatcctcctccgcctcccgccgcaGCCGTCCTCACTGCCGCGCGCCTCCGTCGTCTGCAAGCTGTGGCGAGCCGTCACCACCGACCCCAAGTTTCTCCAATGCTTCCGAGCCCACCACCGGAagccgcccctcctcggctACTTCGGGGCCGCGTTCGGCGACAAGGTGGAGATCGTGTTCAGGCCCACCCTGGACCATCCCGACCGCATCCCTCCCGAGCGCTTCTCCCTTCGCGGCTGCAGCCGCCGCGAGAACTATGTGCTCGGGTGCCGCCACGGTCGCGTCCTCGTCGATTGCCCGGCGCAGAAAGAGGTCGTTGTGTGCGAGCCCATCTCCGGCGGGCAGCGCCGCGTGGCCGTTCCACCGGAGTTCAAGAATGGCTTTCACGACGGGGCGGTGCTCTGTGCCGCCGGCGACCAGGGCCATGTGCACGGCGGCTGCCACTCGTGCCCCTTTAAGGTGGTCCTGCTGTGCATGCCCGAAGAAGATAATCGAGCCCTCGCCTGCGTTTACTCTTCAGAGACTGGCATCATGCAAGCTTTATGCTCGTTATGA
- the LOC112271167 gene encoding uncharacterized protein LOC112271167 isoform X1: MCSGAATVASSSIARRRKRSLCASPSPAGSAAWPFHRSSRMAFTTGRCSVPPATRAMCTAAATRAPLRWSCCACPKKIIEPSPAFTLQRLASCKLYARYDCGYPSILVGDALYWLDMSNGMLEFDLDGQSISVITGPPMTDDFCHGSIQIIKAEDGVVGLASFSYPSIQIWQRKVNCNGVATWLVCKTVDLHNIIGLPPQLDERDSGMETILGYAEDTNDILIYVHSSVYTVQLKSMQPKKLHETHHVMDYHPFTSFYTPGEDWLLEFYLSLSHCINVVGTQQCLYVIWKRRLTKCVPLSS, translated from the exons ATGTGCTCGGGTGCCGCCACGGTCGCGTCCTCGTCGATTGCCCGGCGCAGAAAGAGGTCGTTGTGTGCGAGCCCATCTCCGGCGGGCAGCGCCGCGTGGCCGTTCCACCGGAGTTCAAGAATGGCTTTCACGACGGGGCGGTGCTCTGTGCCGCCGGCGACCAGGGCCATGTGCACGGCGGCTGCCACTCGTGCCCCTTTAAGGTGGTCCTGCTGTGCATGCCCGAAGAAGATAATCGAGCCCTCGCCTGCGTTTACTCTTCAGAGACTGGCATCATGCAAGCTTTATGCTCGTTATGATTGTGGCTATCCTAGTATCCTTGTTGGTGATGCCCTTTATTGGTTGGATATGAGCAATGGTATGCTTGAGTTCGATTTGGATGGACAGAGCATATCTGTGATCACGGGGCCTCCCATGACAGATGATTTCTGCCATGGCAGCATTCAGATAATCAAGGCTGAGGATGGCGTTGTTGGCTTGGCTTCATTTTCTTACCCTAGCATCCAAATTTGGCAGAGGAAGGTCAACTGCAATGGTGTTGCCACATGGTTGGTGTGCAAGACTGTCGACTTGCATAATATTATTGGGCTTCCTCCTCAGCTTGATGAACGGGACAGTGGGATGGAAACTATACTGGGATATGCTGAGGATACCAATGACATTCTTATATATGTTCACTCCAGTGTCTACACGGTTCAGCTTAAGTCAATGCAACCCAAGAAACTTCATGAAACCCATCATGTCATGGACTACCATCCTTTTACAAGTTTTTATACACCAG GTGAGGACTGGCTGCTGGAGTTCTATTTGAGTTTGTCACATTGCATCAATGTGGTCGGCACTCAGCAGTGTTTATATGTTATCTGGAAAAGAAGACTTACTAAGTGTGTACCTTTGTCTAGCTAA
- the LOC100832450 gene encoding thylakoid lumenal 15 kDa protein 1, chloroplastic: protein MAMAAILGALKLAAPSPPPAGPQPGRSSSSSLHFHLANAGAAALVAASLLASDPALAFRGGGPYGQQVTRGQDLTGKDFSGQTLIKQDFKTSILRQTNFKGAKLLGASFFDADLTGADLSDTDLRNADFSLANVTKVNLTNANLEGALVTGNTSFKGSTIYGADFTDVPLRDDQRDYLCKIADGVNTTTGNATKETLFCK from the exons atggccatggccgccatcCTCGGCGCCCTAAAGCTCGCCGCCCCTTCTCCCCCGCCGGCGGGGCCGCAGCCggggcgctcctcctcctcctcgctgcaTTTCCATCTCGCcaacgccggcgccgccgcgctcgtcgccgcctccctcctcgcctccgACCCGGCCCTGGCGTTCAGG GGAGGAGGGCCGTACGGGCAGCAGGTGACGCGGGGGCAGGACCTCACGGGCAAGGACTTTAGCGGCCAGACGCTCATCAAGCAGGACTTCAAGACG TCTATACTGCGGCAGACCAACTTCAAAGGGGCCAAGCTGCTCGGCGCCAGCTTCTTCGATGCCGACCTGACAG GTGCTGATCTCTCCGACACCGACCTGAGAAACGCCGACTTCTCACTGGCAAACGTGACAAAG GTAAATTTAACAAATGCCAACTTGGAAGGGGCACTTGTCACAGGGAACACTTCTTTCAAAGGTTCTACCATATATGGAGCAG ATTTTACTGATGTTCCACTGCGAGACGATCAACGGGATTACCTCTGCAAAATTGCTGATGG GGTAAACACAACTACCGGAAATGCCACAAAGGAGACTCTATTCTGCAAATGA
- the LOC100834309 gene encoding glucose-induced degradation protein 4 homolog, with protein MPVRVVDTATPSSQPSSGQDTNAVQPTPPSCSLLTAGRCFAGTQNVSSLQKDEAWKVNVRIHGCDLEQGYLCGTMEALNVPLADTPVVTFWEGEIVDAKNYTFFTGKWEASPEDDVRHWSKFPSFTPLLSQVEIDGGKSVDLSNYPYIFMRWKEQYFVNVGVDCGLTIAGFYYVCFSCSDGSISGFYYDPNSSPFQKLELKCTNEKQSGFTFSSYELQ; from the exons ATGCCGGTTAGGGTGGTCGACACCGCCACCCCTTCCTCCCAGCCCTCCTCAG GTCAAGACACAAATGCTGTGCAACCGACTCCTCCTAGCTGTTCACTCTTAACTGCTGGAAGA TGTTTTGCAGGAACTCAGAATGTTTCAAGTCTACAAAAGGATGAAGCGTGGAAAGTCAATGTGCGTATCCATGGCTGTGATCTTGAACAGGGTTATTTATGTGGAACTATGGAAGCACTTAATGTTCCCTTAGCCGATACACCT GTGGTGACATTCTGGGAGGGGGAAATAGTAGATGCTAAAAATTATACCTTTTTTACTGGCAAGTGGGAGGCATC ACCAGAGGATGATGTAAGACACTGGTCCAAGTTCCCATCATTTACTCCTCTTCTG AGTCAGGTCGAGATAGATGGTGGCAAGTCGGTGGACCTTAGCAACTATCCTTATATATTTATG AGATGGAAAGAGCAGTACTTTGTGAATGTTGGAGTTGACTGTGGTTTGACCATAGCTGGTTTCTACTATGTCTGCTTTTCATGTAGCGATGGATCTATTAGTGGCTTTTATTATGACCCAAACAGCAG TCCATTCCAGAAGCTTGAATTGAAGTGCACCAATGAGAAACAATCTGGATTTACCTTTTCTTCATATGAGCTGCAGTGA
- the LOC100835532 gene encoding uncharacterized protein LOC100835532: MNELRKLKRGISTKRGGDHLVLQHSPIPLDEWEEQQRYWPSPLLAPLVSPSPRAPLVSPSLRTLQVGPSPQAPPVSPTGTPRTPGGSQKKPVLGKVKSKAKKWMHLLHHKKKPAHEEMMMWTPRIGPSLDDNYGTGPSLQNAEEHLGTPSTALHPPSFAELADEPEVYVEASSRQNTPAPSPNARQEQPYFKVSSRFESEMKEANEMLMESKQLRVKTSKQKTVTFAPILECGSENENKGWSNQEMSEVATDIFRNAFATIYQAALQMVSRIQDTMVSYNIDRRHMVKKLISVYRYLMLKLEPGEDDKVLAEAITEAVLNLLDAWSENVERPLMQRAKEISSWFQQEGREELPPIPLSTHPSAYEDAEEFYSLEN, translated from the exons ATGAACGAGCTTAGAAAACTAAAGCGTGGAATCAGCACCAAGCGTGGAGGCGACCACCTCGTCCTCCAACATA GCCCAATTCCGCTTGATGAATGGGAGGAGCAACAGCGATATTGGCCTTCACCACTGCTGGCGCCCCTGGTGAGCCCATCGCCACGGGCACCGCTGGTGAGCCCTTCACTGAGGACGCTGCAGGTGGGCCCTTCACCACAggcgccgccggtgagccCCACAGGGACACCGCGGACCCCTGGCGGAAGCCAGAAGAAGCCGGTGCTGGGCAAGGTAAAGAGCAAGGCTAAGAAATGGATGCACCTTCTgcatcacaagaagaagccCGCGCATGaggagatgatgatgtggacgCCACGGATCGGGCCCAGCTTGGACGACAACTACGGCACGGGCCCATCACTACAAAATGCCGAAGAGCACCTTGGAACCCCAAGCACAGCACTACACCCACCTTCAT TTGCTGAGTTGGCGGACGAACCTGAGGTGTACGTGGAAGCATCGTCAAGGCAGAATACGCCAGCACCGAGCCCCAATGCACGCCAGGAACAACCATACTTCAAGGTCAGCAGCAGGTTCGAGTCAGAAATGAAGGAAGCCAATGAAATGCTGATGGAATCAAAGCAGCTCCGTGTCAAGACATCCAAGCAGAAGACTGTGACATTTGCACCAATATTAGAATGCGGGtcagaaaatgaaaacaaaggcTGGAGCAACCAGGAAATGTCTGAAGTAGCAACTGATATATTCAGAAATGCATTTGCTACAATATATCAAGCTGCCCTCCAGATGGTCTCGAGAATCCAAGACACAATGGTATCATATAACATCGACAGAAGGCACATGGTAAAGAAGCTAATATCAGTCTATAGATACCTTATGTTGAAGCTGGAGCCCGGAGAAGATGATAAAGTCCTCGCAGAAGCTATTACCGAGGCTGTCCTAAATTTGTTAGATGCCTGGAGCGAGAATGTTGAAAGGCCTTTGATGCAGAGGGCAAAGGAAATATCTTCTTGGTTCCAGCAAGAAGGGAGAGAAGAATTACCTCCTATTCCACTGTCTACACATCCCTCTGCTTATGAAG ATGCAGAAGAGTTTTATTCATTAGAGAATTAA
- the LOC112271168 gene encoding uncharacterized protein LOC112271168, whose translation MIGMDKHELQFNLHVFSFSGGGAERSSSWSAPIKCLDMIEHKVCLLEHESAVVCNGTAHWLFGGWRDEDGYFFHVLGVDPAADDRDGRPRVTLTKLVRPNKQEEGRGTEVRLYDADHLITTAAARAPSSGTKTALSRCLSLCVYRHEGHKLEIWTPGDDAAAADVWVRTRVVELEQMVRRLGRPTCVHLGEKSGMLLAVHDRRGRRMYIADLETEAMEEEVTEHFAGFSRFVPMEIDWPAFFASRLGGRF comes from the coding sequence ATGATCGGCATGGACAAGCATGAGTTGCAATTCAACCTCCacgtcttctccttctccggcggcggtgccgagcggagcagcagctggagcGCGCCTATAAAGTGCTTGGACATGATTGAGCACAAGGTGTGTCTCCTGGAGCACGAGAGCGCCGTCGTGTGCAACGGGACGGCACACTGGCTCTTTGGCGGCTGGCGGGACGAGGACGGCTACTTCTTCCACGTCCTCGGCGTCGACCCTGCCGCCGATGACCGAGACGGCCGGCCACGTGTGACCCTGACGAAGCTCGTGAGGCCAAACAAGCAGGAGGAGGGACGGGGTACCGAAGTGCGGCTCTACGACGCCGACCATCTCATCACCACCGCTGCCGCCAGGGCACCATCATCGGGGACGAAGACCGCGCTCTCGAGATGCCTGTCGCTCTGCGTGTACCGCCATGAAGGCCACAAGCTAGAGATCTGGACTCCTGGAGATGACGCTGCAGCAGCTGACGTGTGGGTCCGCACCAGGGTGGTCGAGCTGGAGCAGATGGTCCGGCGGCTTGGACGTCCGACGTGCGTGCACTTGGGAGAGAAGAGCGGCATGCTGCTCGCCGTTCATGATCGCCGGGGGCGGCGCATGTACATTGCCGATCTGGAGACGGAAgcaatggaggaggaggtgacgGAGCACTTTGCCGGCTTCAGCCGCTTTGTGCCCATGGAGATTGATTGGCCGGCCTTCTTCGCGTCCAGGCTTGGTGGCAGGTTTTAG